A genomic window from Eleginops maclovinus isolate JMC-PN-2008 ecotype Puerto Natales chromosome 9, JC_Emac_rtc_rv5, whole genome shotgun sequence includes:
- the LOC134869198 gene encoding regulator of G-protein signaling 8-like, with the protein MKTRLGCLSHKSDSYSDFSEFLPPVHETTARCLKVSTDEVVRWSESFDHLLSHKYGLAAFRTFLKSEFSDENIEFWMACEEYKKVKSSTKLASKANKILHEFIDNQAPREINIDYRTREKTKQTLKDPSPTSLNEVQAKVYSLMEKDSYPRFLRSKMYQDIVNRAHAHGQRRSV; encoded by the exons ATGAAGACTAGACTAGGCTGCCTGTCACACAAGTCTGACTCCTACAGTGATTTCTCCGAGTTCCTGCCGCCTGTCCATGAGACTACCGCCAGATGCCTGAA AGTTTCAACAGATGAGGTTGTTCGATGGTCAGAATCGTTTGATCACCTCCTCTCGCACAAAT ATGGCCTGGCTGCCTTCCGGACATTTCTCAAGTCAGAGTTTAGTGACGAGAATATTGAGTTTTGGATGGCCTGCGAGGAATATAAGAAAGTCAAAAGCTCAACCAAGCTTGCGTCCAAAGCAAACAAGATCCTCCACGAGTTCATTGACAACCAGGCACCCAGAGAG ATAAACATCGACTACCGCACCAGGGAAAAGACCAAGCAGACTCTTAAGGATCCATCCCCAACCAGTCTCAATGAAGTCCAAGCTAAGGTCTACAGTCTCATGGAGAAAGACTCCTACCCAAGGTTCCTCAGGTCCAAGATGTACCAGGATATAGTGAACAGGGCACACGCACATGGCCAGCGAAGATCTGTTTGA
- the LOC134869735 gene encoding thiamine transporter 2-like yields MGLCGSGECSNRLCRAGHYMPCHAGWVGPTVPLCIYGFCSMMRPIEPFMTEFLTGPYKNLTTEQVNRQVYPVWTYSSLVLLIPVLLVTDFLRYKPVIILQGLSHITTFALILVGSGVRCAQLAFFSYSIAMAADVAYFSYIYSVVQPSHYQRVTSYVKAAILLGYSVGALLGQLLLSLGGVSLYCLAIVTLISVAISLITSFFLPMPKTSLFLKGTLSAQQESSGDDNQESESQDALVKILAAAKHVGRMFKRLTLDFQKCYSSVAMLFFCIWASTMKCGFYQVAGYIQLLWVYVEPQNFTAFNGAVDGISTLSGAAATVAVGHMSLEWSVWGELVLGGFTFLIAGALFLMDRTDNIWISYTCFFLFKTIYMQLSTICTFQIAKMLQRERYALVFGLNSFVGTILQSVLTAVVINTKSLQLTITSQFLIYASYFAAISLLFTVRGVYTALQMQCPARSIQAERDTNLPEASRL; encoded by the exons ATGGGGCTCTGCGGGAGTGGGGAGTGTAGTAACAGGCTGTGCAGGGCAGGCCATTATATGCCATGCCATGCTGGTTGGGTGGGCCCCACTGTGCCGCTCTGCATCTATGGTTTCTGCTCCATGATGAGGCCTATAGAGCCTTTTATGACAGAGTTTCTCACAGGACCTTATAAGAACCTCACTACAGAGCAG GTGAATAGACAGGTGTATCCTGTGTGGACTTACTCCAGCCTGGTACTCCTCATCCCAGTCCTCTTGGTGACAGACTTCCTCAGGTACAAGCCTGTAATCATCCTCCAGGGGCTCAGCCACATCACAACGTTTGCACTGATACTAGTTGGCTCGGGGGTCCGCTGTGCTCAGTTGGCCTTCTTCAGCTACAGCATTGCAATGGCAGCAGACGTGGCCTATTTCTCCTACATTTACAGCGTGGTGCAGCCCAGCCACTATCAGAGAGTGACCAGTTATGTCAAAGCAGCCATACTGCTGGGCTACTCTGTGGGCGCTCTGCTGGGTCAACTGCTTCTGTCCTTGGGTGGGGTGTCCTTGTATTGCTTAGCTATTGTAACTCTTATTTCTGTCGCCATATCACTGATAACCTCCTTTTTCCTGCCCATGCCTAAGACTAGTTTATTTCTCAAGGGTACGTTATCTGCACAACAGGAGAGCTCAGGTGATGACAATCAGGAGTCCGAAAGCCAAGACGCGTTGGTGAAGATCCTGGCAGCTGCAAAGCATGTTGGGAGGATGTTCAAAAGGCTCACATTGGactttcagaaatgttattCCTCTGTGGCTATGCTTTTCTTCTGCATATGGGCATCTACTATGAAATGTGGCTTCTACCAGGTTGCAGGGTACATCCAGCTCCTCTGGGTATATGTAGAGCCGCAAAACTTCACAGCCTTTAATGGAGCCGTGGACGGCATCAGCACATTGTCAG GAGCTGCAGCCACTGTTGCCGTGGGACACATGTCTCTGGAGTGGTCCGTGTGGGGGGAACTGGTCCTGGGGGGTTTCACGTTCCTGATCGCTGGAGCTCTATTCCTTATGGATCGGACTGACAACATCTGGATCAGCTACACatgcttcttcctcttcaaaACAATTTACATGCAGCTCAGCACCATCTGCAC TTTCCAGATAGCCAAGATGCTACAAAGGGAGCGCTATGCATTGGTATTTGGACTCAACAGTTTTGTAGGCACAATCCTCCAGAGTGTCCTTACCGCCGTTGTCATCAACACAAAGTCTCTGCAGTTAACCATCACCTCGCAG TTCCTCATCTACGCCTCGTACTTTGCTGCCATTTCCCTGCTGTTCACAGTCAGAGGTGTTTATACTGCCCTCCAAATGCAGTGTCCTGCCAGAAGCATCCaagcagagagagacaccaACCTGCCAGAGGCCTCTCGCCTGTAA